A window from Desulfovibrio sp. X2 encodes these proteins:
- a CDS encoding PH domain-containing protein, translated as MTEQNNPDVFTVPQTLGVIGGVLLLACGAAWLTAWFYRGGMYTAGTVMLVVFVPMLYLLWFILYMKPSDTRILVGEDGLVIEVPPYCTVRVSADSIRKAYRCDMRKESHLQGLARDTGTSVGGYKAGIFKAEGREAVIVSRRRDVICLVTDERLVALGPRDLSGLAAALERRLGLSVA; from the coding sequence ATGACGGAACAGAACAATCCCGATGTCTTCACGGTGCCTCAGACCCTCGGCGTGATAGGCGGCGTGCTGCTCCTGGCCTGCGGAGCGGCCTGGCTCACGGCCTGGTTCTACCGCGGCGGCATGTACACGGCCGGCACGGTGATGCTTGTGGTCTTCGTGCCCATGCTCTACCTGCTCTGGTTCATCCTCTACATGAAGCCGTCGGACACGCGCATCCTGGTGGGCGAGGACGGCCTGGTCATCGAGGTGCCGCCCTACTGCACGGTCCGCGTGAGCGCGGACAGCATCCGCAAGGCGTACCGCTGCGACATGCGCAAGGAGTCCCATCTGCAGGGGCTTGCGCGCGACACGGGCACCTCCGTGGGCGGCTACAAGGCGGGCATCTTCAAGGCCGAGGGGCGCGAGGCGGTCATCGTCTCCAGGCGGCGCGACGTGATCTGCCTGGTCACGGACGAGCGGCTCGTGGCGCTCGGGCCGCGCGACCTTTCCGGCCTGGCGGCCGCGCTGGAGCGCCGCCTGGGCCTCTCCGTGGCCTGA
- a CDS encoding sigma-54 dependent transcriptional regulator, which produces MKRFLLATPESDAVRTVREAFGGELSLSLAHDWPSLREKAAHSVFDVILADLGLFGAVPGKLTSEYRELLRTLWTRNPQAEIIVLARTDQVREAVGLVKAGAGNYLTYPLNKDELVYVLESLSLSRKVESELSYFRDQFVVGDTRRVARMESPVMQAVYEKVKLVAPTGTTVLLMGETGTGKGVIARLIHSLSERREGPFISVHCGAIPDTLIESELFGHEKGAFTGASRRRLGKFELAAGGTIFLDEIGTIGAAVQIKMLQVLQERTFTRLGGETEVKAEARVVAATNIDIKALAEGGEFRKDLYYRLNVFPIEIPPLREREEDIVPLAEHFLERLSRTYLKDVQGYHPMVIEAFNRYDWPGNVRELENLVERAFILETSHILTPASFPAELFERGQVAAAIPLDTSLPLSEARRLAVNNLERAYLTELLQKNQGGVSRTARAAGVTERQLHNLMQKHSLHKEDFKPESGNEISARQRSRS; this is translated from the coding sequence ATGAAACGCTTCCTGCTGGCCACGCCCGAGAGCGACGCCGTGCGCACGGTGCGCGAGGCCTTCGGAGGGGAGCTCTCGCTCTCCCTGGCGCACGACTGGCCCTCCCTGCGGGAGAAGGCCGCGCACAGCGTCTTCGACGTCATCCTGGCGGACCTGGGCCTGTTCGGCGCCGTGCCGGGCAAGCTGACCAGCGAGTACCGCGAGCTTCTGCGCACGCTGTGGACGCGCAACCCCCAGGCCGAGATCATCGTCCTGGCGCGCACCGACCAGGTGCGCGAGGCCGTGGGCCTGGTCAAGGCCGGTGCGGGCAACTACCTGACCTATCCGCTGAACAAGGACGAGCTGGTCTACGTGCTCGAGAGCCTTTCGCTCTCGCGCAAGGTGGAGAGCGAGCTGTCCTATTTCCGCGACCAGTTCGTGGTCGGCGACACGCGCCGCGTGGCCCGCATGGAAAGCCCGGTGATGCAGGCGGTCTACGAGAAGGTCAAGCTCGTGGCCCCGACGGGCACCACGGTGCTGCTCATGGGCGAGACCGGCACGGGCAAGGGCGTCATCGCGCGGCTCATCCACTCCCTGTCCGAGCGGCGCGAGGGGCCGTTCATCAGCGTGCACTGCGGCGCCATCCCGGACACGCTCATCGAGTCCGAGCTCTTCGGCCACGAGAAGGGCGCCTTCACGGGCGCGTCGCGCAGGCGCCTGGGCAAGTTCGAGCTGGCCGCGGGCGGGACCATCTTCCTGGACGAGATCGGGACCATCGGGGCGGCCGTGCAGATCAAGATGCTGCAGGTGCTGCAGGAGCGGACCTTCACGCGGCTGGGCGGCGAGACCGAGGTCAAGGCCGAGGCGCGCGTGGTGGCGGCCACGAACATCGACATCAAGGCGCTGGCCGAGGGCGGGGAGTTCCGCAAGGACCTCTACTACCGGCTGAACGTCTTCCCCATCGAGATCCCGCCGCTCAGGGAGCGCGAGGAAGACATCGTGCCGTTGGCCGAGCACTTCCTGGAGCGCCTCTCGCGCACGTATCTCAAGGACGTGCAGGGCTACCACCCCATGGTCATCGAGGCCTTCAACCGCTACGACTGGCCGGGCAACGTGCGCGAGCTCGAGAACCTCGTGGAGCGGGCCTTCATCCTCGAGACCTCGCACATCCTGACGCCCGCGAGCTTTCCCGCCGAGCTCTTCGAGCGGGGGCAGGTGGCCGCGGCCATCCCCCTGGACACCAGCCTGCCCCTGTCCGAGGCCAGGCGGCTGGCCGTGAACAATCTCGAGCGCGCATACCTCACGGAACTTCTCCAGAAAAATCAAGGAGGTGTATCGCGCACTGCACGGGCCGCAGGGGTCACGGAGCGGCAGCTGCACAACCTGATGCAGAAGCACTCCCTGCACAAGGAAGATTTCAAGCCGGAAAGCGGAAACGAGATTTCCGCTCGCCAAAGGAGCAGAAGCTAG
- a CDS encoding DUF5818 domain-containing protein, with protein sequence METVGHFSFVPKRGIPDARDASSSVPASSQAPSRRRFYFLTGRRVRLAAWLTLLLAALSAVVLTVEGMSATSAAATTCRGYVFEAENAIFLETDDGNIYVLKGADFSKYFDKYVEAAGEVRVNEHGENVLTVKSIKAMKPPAGGPMEDQPAQGGQ encoded by the coding sequence ATGGAAACCGTCGGCCATTTTTCTTTCGTGCCCAAACGAGGGATCCCGGATGCGCGTGACGCGTCCTCTTCCGTTCCTGCATCCAGCCAGGCGCCTTCGCGGCGCCGCTTTTATTTCCTGACGGGCCGACGCGTCCGGCTGGCCGCGTGGCTGACCCTGCTCCTGGCCGCGCTCTCGGCCGTGGTCCTGACCGTGGAGGGCATGAGCGCCACGTCGGCCGCGGCCACGACCTGCCGCGGCTACGTCTTCGAGGCGGAGAACGCCATCTTCCTCGAGACCGACGACGGCAACATCTACGTGCTCAAGGGCGCGGACTTCTCCAAGTACTTCGACAAGTACGTCGAGGCCGCAGGCGAGGTCCGGGTCAACGAGCACGGCGAGAACGTGCTCACCGTGAAATCCATCAAGGCCATGAAACCCCCGGCGGGCGGTCCCATGGAGGACCAGCCGGCCCAGGGCGGACAATAA
- a CDS encoding KamA family radical SAM protein — translation MKHARKAVESTAAVMEPPSSSVPALKSLRGGFGLSGARHHGKTPAFVVDEARDAFCATHFPLATREQWSDWRWQIKNRLTTAAALSRILPLSADEALALSARGGRLPFAVTPYYLSLFAPNFAADGNAAADAAHPLRRTMIPSTAELSLSTCETADPLAEEDDSPVPGLVHRYPDRALFLATDFCSAYCRYCTRSRRVGKGPSRAPATHVWEQALGYIARTPAIRDVIVSGGDPLTLSDRALEYLLTRLRAIPHVEVIRLGTKTPMVLPQRITPSLVKMLRRFHPLWASIHCTHPSEFTPESSQALERLADAGLPLGSQTVLLEGVNDSPEVMGELMRGLMKRRVRPYYLYQCDQVPGTGHFRAPLSRGIEIIKSLRGHTSGYAVPHLVVDLPGGGGKAPVLPEYLSGVSGDELTFVNYEGRTFTSHDPVTAALMRDQLPAEA, via the coding sequence GTGAAACACGCGAGGAAAGCGGTCGAAAGCACGGCCGCCGTCATGGAGCCTCCGTCGTCTTCCGTACCCGCCCTGAAAAGCCTGCGCGGGGGCTTCGGCCTGTCCGGCGCCAGGCACCACGGCAAGACTCCCGCCTTCGTCGTGGACGAGGCGCGCGACGCGTTTTGCGCCACCCACTTCCCCCTTGCCACCCGCGAGCAGTGGAGCGACTGGCGCTGGCAGATCAAGAACCGCCTGACCACGGCCGCAGCGCTCTCCCGCATCCTGCCGCTCTCCGCCGACGAGGCCCTGGCGCTCTCCGCGCGCGGCGGGCGCCTGCCCTTTGCGGTCACGCCCTACTATCTTTCCCTCTTCGCCCCGAATTTCGCCGCGGACGGGAACGCGGCGGCGGACGCAGCGCACCCCCTGCGCCGCACCATGATCCCGTCCACGGCGGAGCTTTCGCTCAGCACCTGCGAGACCGCCGACCCCCTGGCCGAGGAGGACGACAGCCCGGTGCCCGGGCTGGTCCACCGCTATCCGGACCGCGCCCTGTTCCTGGCCACGGACTTCTGCTCGGCCTACTGCCGCTACTGCACGCGCTCGCGCCGCGTGGGCAAGGGGCCCTCGCGCGCCCCGGCCACCCACGTCTGGGAGCAGGCGCTCGGCTACATCGCCCGCACCCCGGCGATCCGCGACGTCATCGTCTCCGGCGGCGATCCGCTGACCCTGTCCGACCGCGCCCTGGAGTACCTGCTGACGAGGCTTCGCGCCATCCCGCACGTGGAGGTCATCCGCCTGGGCACCAAGACGCCCATGGTCCTGCCGCAGCGCATCACCCCCTCGCTGGTCAAGATGCTGCGCCGCTTCCACCCCCTGTGGGCGAGCATCCACTGCACGCACCCGAGCGAGTTCACGCCCGAGTCCTCCCAGGCGCTGGAGCGGCTGGCCGACGCGGGGCTGCCGCTCGGCAGCCAGACCGTGCTGCTCGAGGGCGTCAACGACTCTCCCGAGGTCATGGGCGAGCTCATGCGCGGCCTCATGAAGCGGCGCGTGCGGCCCTACTACCTCTACCAGTGCGACCAGGTGCCCGGCACCGGCCACTTCCGCGCCCCGCTCTCGCGCGGCATCGAGATCATCAAGTCCCTTCGCGGCCACACCTCGGGCTACGCCGTGCCGCATCTGGTGGTGGACCTGCCGGGCGGCGGCGGCAAGGCGCCCGTGCTGCCCGAATACCTCTCCGGCGTCTCGGGCGACGAGCTGACCTTCGTGAACTACGAGGGCCGCACCTTCACGAGCCACGACCCGGTCACGGCCGCGCTCATGCGCGACCAGCTCCCGGCGGAGGCCTGA
- a CDS encoding GNAT family N-acetyltransferase: MSLRLRDAARVGDLPAVEDILLSAEAFTPGEIDVAKELVLEHAAKGTESGYHFLLADADGRTQGYICYGPDACSDGGAYHLYWIAVHAGARGLGLARALLDAARDRALAAGGRAMYAETSSTPPYADARGFYEHTGFFLEARVRDFYKPGDDKLIYTLKLSKT; encoded by the coding sequence ATGAGCCTTCGCCTTCGCGACGCCGCGCGAGTCGGCGACCTGCCCGCCGTGGAGGACATCCTCCTCTCGGCCGAGGCCTTCACACCGGGCGAGATAGACGTGGCCAAGGAGCTCGTGCTCGAGCACGCCGCCAAGGGCACGGAGTCCGGCTACCACTTCCTGCTCGCCGACGCGGACGGGCGGACGCAGGGCTACATCTGCTACGGCCCGGACGCCTGCTCGGACGGCGGGGCCTACCACCTCTACTGGATCGCGGTGCACGCGGGAGCGCGCGGCCTGGGCCTGGCCCGGGCGCTGCTCGACGCGGCGCGGGACAGGGCCCTGGCCGCGGGCGGCCGCGCCATGTACGCCGAGACCTCGTCCACGCCGCCCTACGCGGACGCGCGCGGCTTCTACGAGCACACGGGCTTCTTCCTCGAGGCGCGGGTGCGCGACTTCTACAAGCCCGGCGACGACAAGCTGATCTACACGCTGAAGCTGTCCAAGACCTAA